A region of Dioscorea cayenensis subsp. rotundata cultivar TDr96_F1 unplaced genomic scaffold, TDr96_F1_v2_PseudoChromosome.rev07_lg8_w22 25.fasta BLBR01000255.1, whole genome shotgun sequence DNA encodes the following proteins:
- the LOC120253948 gene encoding transcription repressor OFP13-like, whose amino-acid sequence MGRKLGLTSLFYKTKDPRSFSSWHWPSCKQARTNSFRIGDEAVHQGDNKSMDSVERVIHGLRSADRLFFEPGGTSSIMEDARAAMRVPFEGSHAVAMESDDPYHDFRASMEEMVVAHGVKGCGWLEELLGWYLRVNGRKTHGFIVGAFMDLLLMLASPPPSTSCSSTSFSFEIKELEQEQEEEDEASDLSS is encoded by the coding sequence ATGGGAAGAAAGCTTGGGCTCACCTCCCTCTTCTACAAGACTAAAGATCCAAGAAGCTTCTCTTCATGGCACTGGCCTTCTTGCAAGCAAGCAAGGACAAACTCCTTCAGAATTGGAGATGAAGCAGTGCACCAAGGAGATAATAAAAGCATGGACTCAGTGGAGCGTGTAATACATGGGTTGAGATCTGCAGACAGGCTCTTCTTTGAGCCTGGTGGGACAAGTTCAATCATGGAAGATGCTAGAGCAGCCATGAGAGTCCCATTTGAAGGGAGCCATGCAGTGGCAATGGAGTCAGATGACCCTTACCATGACTTCAGAGCTTCAATGGAGGAGATGGTGGTGGCTCATGGAGTTAAAGGATGCGGGTGGCTTGAGGAGCTCTTGGGTTGGTACTTGAGAGTCAATGGGAGGAAGACTCATGGTTTCATTGTTGGAGCTTTTATGGATTTGCTTCTCATGCttgcttctcctcctccttctacttcttgttcttcaacttctttttcCTTTGAGATTAAAGAGTTGGAACAAGagcaagaggaagaagatgaagccaGTGATCTGTCAtcttag